One Palaemon carinicauda isolate YSFRI2023 chromosome 4, ASM3689809v2, whole genome shotgun sequence DNA segment encodes these proteins:
- the LOC137639384 gene encoding zinc finger BED domain-containing protein 5-like yields MLLKIIDANTNVYKNYEFGSDEEVLLLHTEVRWLSRGNVVSRVESLKEELTEFFKCDNKAKSLEFTKKLSDSQWLQKLAYLSDIFLSLNSFNLSLQGRFATVSDFMDKLRSLTMKLELWEGKVKDGNLSMFEHLGEALDKSQNTGKQDVMQLVQSHLASLRMELQSYFPELSELESKLIRNPFIVNVHLLPDNMQEEFLELVNDSVAKDAFETFCLTKFWAKMSEIYPVVSKVVLNSLLMFPSTYLCEQGFSTLLNMKTKHRSRLNVEHDLRLCLSNTAPRIEKLVCNRQAQPSH; encoded by the exons ATGTTATTGAAGATTATAGACGCCAATACCAACGTTTATAAGAATTATG AGtttggaagtgatgaagaagtgtTGCTCCTTCACACTGAGGTTCGCTGGCTGTCGAGGGGGAATGTGGTATCAAGAGTAGAATCACTAAAGGAGGAgctcactgaattcttcaaatgtGACAACAAGGCAAAGTCACTTGAGTTCACCAAGAAATTGTCAGACAGCCAGTGGCTTCAGAAGCTGGCCTACCTTAGTGACATATTCTTAAGCCTCAACTCATTTAACTTATCCCTCCAAGGCCGTTTTGCCACAGTGAGTGATTTCATGGACAAACTTAGGTCACTGACCATGAAGCTGGAGCTTTGGGAAGGGAAGGTCAAAGATGGAAATCTTAGCATGTTTGAACACCTTGGTGAGGCACTTGATAAAAGTCAAAACACTGGAAAACAAGATGTGATGCAACTTGTGCAATCACATCTAGCTTCTCTGCGGATGGAGCTGCAGTCTTACTTCCCCGAATTGAGTGAATTGGAATCAAAATTGATTAGAAATCCTTTCATTGTGAATGTGCACCTTCTCCCAGATAACATGCAAGAGGAGTTCTTAGAGTTGGTGAACGACTCTGTTGCAAAAGATGCATTTGAAACATTTTGCCTAACCAAGTTCTGGGCTAAAATGAGTGAGATTTACCCTGTTGTATCTAAAGTAGTTCTGAACTCTTTGTTGATGTTCCCTAGTACTTAtctgtgtgagcaaggattttcaacGCTGTTGAACATGAAAACCAAACATCGATCACGGCTTAATGTGGAACATGACCTACGATTGTGCCTGTCTAATACTGCTCCTCGAATTGAGAAACTTGTTTGTAACAGACAGGCACAGCCTTCACACTGA